TAACTCATACCAGATAAgaaagtaatatcatagagaaacaatagcataagtagatatcccatggtatagggcgtttatgtcgtaacgtttactgttatctcaagctgatagtccaggTAGATCGTTCCtatgaagctttatgacgctggtagtctctcatattgtgccgttcatacactcttacccggtcaaaacagtaaaaatcgacaataatcgacagtaatcggcttgagataacagtaaaagttgcaacataaacgccctataacatgggattcctacttacgctattgtttctctatggtaatatattaaaatattcagGTAATATAATACTACTTTCATTCATACTGATAATACGTCAAGTTCATTCAGAGAGGAAACATACAAGGAAACCGTGAGAGCTACCTTATTATCACAAGATAAAGATTCAGATTGTAATGAGATTCTACCAAGATCAAGGATCAAAAACCCTATAAGTTGCAGAAAGTGTTTTCCTATTAGATGGTCAAATGAGTTTGAAAACCTTATAgtcaactagccgtcaggctcgcttcgctcgccatatccgtctagccagggggctccgccccctggacccccgactggatcgtccaaggatgagatcagcaggctcgcttcgctcgcctgcatttttcatttgagcatttttatcatatgttagagcaatccagtcgggggtccagactaaacgtctggctaaacggatatggcgagcgaagcgagcctgacggctagtaatataatattccaggattgaagtagcagtgcccaatcaatttttccgcgataaatgcatttagatcttcaacttggtgccaacctaatatagtcaactcaacttaatgccaacctgacaaaattattaatttagttgccagttaacaactgtttcgaagaggtactctatctagattatagttctatagtaacatatgatatggaaatttcaattataattaagagattgggagaagaagaatatacatgctaaaagacgaactttaaacccttaaaaacaaacccttagagttaaaatattgccaaaagatttcttagtgcgcctctaaagggccaactgaacatacctaccaaatttgaacgtttttggtccggtagatttttagttatgcgagtgagtgagtgagtgagtgagtgagtgagtgggtgagtgagtcagtcagtgagtgagtgccatttcgcttttatatatatagataactaTAGGCTAGCTACACATACATCGATTTCTGTTCGAACGATATTTTTTTGTCCTTATAAATTCCATTGGATTTGAATAgttgatttcaaacagatgatgtttttcaattttcgattaatctgatagaattcataaggtcggaaaatatcgtacaaacaagaatcgatgtgtgtgtacaGGGCTTTATTCATACCGATACATCGAATTTATTTACAGAGAAATTCAAGAAATCTGTGAgagctattatttattatcacaatatgaaaattaaaagtGCTATGGTTCTATCAAGTGTTATGGTAAGATCAAAAATCAGAAAAGCAATGGAAGTGTTTTCCTATGAAACGGTCAAATGAGATGGAAaatcttataattattaataactcTTCGATATCTATCTCAATTCTCACAAGATTAGAATTGTAGTGTTATGAAGATCAAGAAAGTATTCTTTGAAAATCAAGAATGAACCCTATCAGAATCAGAGAAAGTGTTTCCCTGTAAGACGGTCAAATGAGAGGGAACGTGGAGTTAATGAGGGCTTAGAGGAGTGAAGAGGGAAGTTTCTACTGAAAGGGACACAATAAAGCTTTTTCTTCCGCGTGAGGGAGAAATAGAATGGTTTTAGCTTGTTCCGAGTTGCCAGAGTGAGATAGGAAACTTCCAATGGAAATAAGAGATTTTCTGTGAAAGTAGAACATGATAGAGAATTTGCTATATCAGTTTTTGATATGGTTCTTGCAATGttgaaatcaattatttaatgaaaaattagTCATTATACTGGTATAAAAGTGAATTCGATAGTCATTTATTAACAGAGCCATCGGACAGAGCAGATATCTCTATcatctatatatctatatcctCTGCTAATTTCCTATCATTTCCaatgactttataacgtgaatctcactatatatagtgtttgaggtccacgttataatggaattaTTTAATTGGcattggtgtttctatccttgtctatcattcaacaaagcggatggatctatccttttccacctcCGCACTGTTGTCATATCGATTGTTGACTATGAAGAACTACCAAAATACTCTATCTCAATCATGGAAAtcatgagaaaatatattttcttggcaaatctatatatataaaagcgaaatggcactcacttactgactgactgactcactcactcactcactcactcactcactcgcagaactaaaaatctaccggacaaaaaacgttcaaattaggtaggtatgttcagttggccctttagaggcgcactaagaaatcttttggcagtattttaaccctaagggttgtttttaagggtttgaagttcgtcttttagcatgtatattcttcttctcccaatctcttaattataatattgaaatgtccacatcatatgttactatagaactataatctagatagagtacctcttcgaaacagttgttaactgacaactaaattaataattttgtcaggttggcattaagttgagttgactttgttaggttggcaccaagttgaagattgaaatgcatttatcgcggaaaaattgattgggcactactacttcaatcagagctattcctgggaatattatattactagctgtcaggctcgcttcgctcgccatatccgtttagccataCCTTTTAgtctagacccccgactggattgtcttaacatatgataaaaatgctcgaatgaaaaatgcaggcgagcgaagcgagcctgctgatctcattcttggactatccagtcgggggtccagggggcggagccccctggctagacggatatggcgagcgaagcgagcctgacggctagtagagtATATTTGGGATTGAGTTGATCTTTATAaacaagaattgaaaattaattttacaacagaaattaataCTGGAATAACTTGATTTACAGTTATCTACTATAGAGGCTGTGGCTGTGGTAACAGAGAATCGACAACCCTGTAGTCCTATAATTTACACTGGCTTTATCAAGTGAATTCTTACTACAGTTTGAAGATTAGAATGGAATGACTTTTTCATTTGATGGGGTGGTGAAGTTTGGatagtaatgtccactctatcACTTAACCACAGTCTCTTTTTGTCTTAAATCTTGAGTCAGACTTATTACTTATAGcatataataaagaataaaatagcataagaagatattccatggtatagggcgtttatgttgcaaatgttactgttaactcaagctgttAGTGCTGgtttgtttttggtgaagctatgtgacgctggtagtctctcatactgtgccgttctcacattctcaccccaacaaaacagataatagacagtagtcgacaatGATCAGcttgatttaacaaaattcagcTTTAAAATTGGGTCATGAACGACttataacatgggatatcttcttatgctgtctattctctatgatatagattagaatagaatagaatgactttttatCTGAtcacgtggcgaagtttgggcAGTAATGTCCTCTCTACCACCTCATCTCTTTGTGTCTCTTTGTCTTAAGTCTTAAGAGAattaggcctggttgcacaaaaacctgttaaattttaaccgtatgattgaattccacgagaaccaatcagtgaaggttctaaccgtgattaaattccacgagaaccaatcagagaaggttctTTTTAAGactctctgattagttctcctggcatttaatcgggattaaaagttaacataCTTTTGTTCAACTAGGTGTTATAGTCTCTCTGACTGTTCACTTCTGCACTCATCACCCTCAGAAGTAACAGTTACTCAGTGGGCCAGTCGTAACAATTATCAAGAACGTTACTTGGTGGGGGTAACAGTTATTAATGCCGGCTTTGCTCTCTCAACAGTCAGTCAACTAAACGTCACCCGACTGTCTAGGCCATCAGCTTTCATTCATTCGCTTCCAGTCATGTTATGCTCAATAATTCACGACAATTGCTTGCTAAATCGATGAACCGCTTTTAGAATTGTCCGATAATTGTCAGTGATTACGCGATTTTCACTTTCGTTCCATTGACTGGCAGAGTCGCTGGAAAAATCGAAGAAAAACTCGGTTTATCCTCTTCTTACAAGGAAAATCTAGGGAAATCGGTACGCGGCGTCTAAACTTAAAGCGGCCCTCAAAAAATTACATGTTAAATTATTTTCGGCAAACTACAAACGTAAGAACGGCGACTCTAGAATTTTTCGGTCACGAAGAAATCACTTCGGAAAAATTTTATAAACTGTACCTGGTGAAAGATACTAGCTGGCAACGGTGAGTTGGTTTAAAATCtgccatttatttatttattttactatcACTTCAacctttatttaaataaatttattaagctttcctttatcattgaaaatatacacaaatcataataaaacgTTGGAAAAAGGTTACTTCGATTTTCATCTGTAAGCAAATACGAGAAGTCCTTATCAAGAAAGTGtaacattattatattgattatattatattaatttaagatttgattgaaatttgatattcaGTTTAAAATTCAGTCAGTTTCTTCtgttagaagtatttcttagaTATACTGTTCTTTCCACCtccattaaattcaattttctcataaTATTCCGTCCATTCAAGGTACAAATTTGATTGTTTAATCCAGCTTTCTGTTGTTGAATagatataattttaattaaattatcaGAGatttgatatagtgaggtccacgttataatgacagtgtttgatcagcaatggtattgctatccttgtctatcattcaacaaagcggatagcgctatctcttcctcaccttgctctgttgccagatcgtctttcaaaaatgtagaattaataattaatgaacaaaatatttcatcttaattatgaaaatgcattatgaatttattgaagaatataatttcttgcttaataaaatataattgatcatttgaaacgagagtgaacagttaatattacatcaataaacctgtatcagctacggTCTAAAGAAGGCATCGactagacagaggatcggcaacgtttttcttttatctttctccactgccattctaACATGGAACTCACTAAAGATTAGATATTAGTAGTATTTTCTCTATATAATGGTTAAACTGTTTTATCATGGATTGATAACATggacaattattctcattttgATCAGCCAAGTTCAAAAATAGTAGcaaaaatatattcttaaaaTAACGGTTGCAAAATAGAGCATCTAAGTGATAAAATCATATCTAGCTTGTTGGAAAAACCAtctacaaaaatagaaaaacgcCTAGATATTCTAGtcatctaatattttctgtctCTTCATATCCAAACTACTGAACTGTGATGACTTGTATTGTCTTGctctatctctcactcactcacactctctcactttctctgtttctctctctatctctatgtctttctttctttctctctctctctctttaatttatgtagatgcataacaatatgattattatctatagttattatattacaaattgctttttcataccatatacagttcaatagttattttcctagtctatattatgtaaattcatctataattttgctgtattgtaagctattgtatataagtgtataagccagtatatattgtaatctacataaataaagtactcaatcaatcaatcaatcaatctctctcacacacacacacacacacacacacacacacacacatatgaACTTGAATCTCTAGAAATCTCTGGCTTAAATGACCTGAATAAAACAGTTGCAAAAGTAATTGTTGAGCCAgattttttcagtaaattggAATAGAACAGTATGATGCACTGATGAAAATGATTGCATTCAAGATTTTACTAAAGATCAATAAACTCACGTGTTCGATAAACAAGGAAAATGCTTGGAAAAACTGGTACTAATGTGcatcaatttgtaatttttttgcaGTTTTCTTTCCTCAAGAGGAAATGCTACtgctgattttttttatttgttgatttgTCTCATAAATTTAACACAGAATGTTTGAAGACTGAGGTTTTTTGTAGATGATATTAATTACACCCAGTGAATAAAGAATGTAATGTACACATGATGCACTACATATAATTACATTACATTCTATGTAATTGTTGAACGTAATATACATTCTGATTAAACTCCGTGATTGCAACTGAATTTCTTGAAAAGCTCAATGAACTCAGTTCAAGTCAGAAATAAGTAAGATGATGTTAGAGGAACaattaattatgattttagaactatgtcttgtcaatgccttctatagacggtagctgataggtctacatgtttattgatgtaatattaactgctcattctcgtttaaaataatcaattatattttatttagcaagaaattatatgtttcattaatatttcataatgaatttttataatattaagactctactctactagctcgagactgttttcatcagcatagtagtggtagagtagagtgggaagcggtggtgggggaaggcaagtggtagagtactatcccacggtgctatcccactctactaaaaactagtactctaccatgaacgtttccattgggagagttcacaagatagttagtactttaccagggaactctaccatttaactctactaatgaaaaccaggctttatcATGAGTTAATATTCTTTTATGTGTAGTTGATTACATATACCAACTTGCCGATTCTTCTTGTAAACCAATATGCAGACAATAACAAACTGTTGAATTGGCGTTAGTAAAATGTTTAATTACAATAGCAGAATGTGTGGCAGTAAAATCGAAAGCTAtgtaaaaacataaatataagctcaatattgattttattcctACTCTTATCACCTATTTCGTATTATCATCTTTTTCCTCTGTCTACCTGATTACAGATGCTGACTTGCAGATTCTCTCTGTTCCTATTGGTTATACTATTAGCCGTGATGGCACTGCTGGACCAATCAGAGGCTCGGAATGATTTATTCCGCGTGTACgagaagagagaggagagagggcGCTACTGCGGTCGCAACCTGGTCGCTGCTTTACAGCTGGTCTGCAAGGGCGTCTACAACACCATGTTCAACAACAATAAGAAGTCCGTTAGAGGTTAGTTCTGATcaactaaatttcaaataatattctatcttCTTCAATAAAGCATCACTCATTATATAATATGATGGGCAGAAGCATGAGTATATCTGTACCTTAGAGCTTGAGGTGCGTAAGtccattttttgagaaaatgatGTTTTAGTGGGTCTTGTTCAGTTTTTCGAAATCTAAGTATAGATTCAAGATGATGTGAGTCCTCTGCAGTTGATTGTTTTGAAGACAGTCAGAGCTGAAAGAGCGTAGGTCCAGTAAgcattaaaattgaaacaacgTGAGTTCAATAATTCACAAGTAGTAAGTGTAATGCTGTATTATGGGCAAACCAAGGATAAGGTGAACGTCGAAACAGgcttttttattaaatttattcacattcCATAATCCTCAAATCAGATATATGATCAGAAAAGGACATTTAGCTCATTGTCATGACAACGACGACGACCATAAACGATCAAAACGACGCGTTTTTCTCGGGCGTTTTTAGAGTCAGTATATACAGACCCTAAAGGGCCAAGACATACGAAACGTTTTTTGAGGCATTTTttagacgagtcggcagggcaggaaacTATCAGAttgactgattatcagctgattcccgaagtctaacccaatcagccaatcgcagagcttcctgccttgccgactcgtctgaaaactcCTGAAATaacgcttcgtgtggcttggcctATATTGATcactatatttaatttattcactcaTAAATCTTGTTTGGTCTGGGAGACGAGAGACGATTTATGTAAAATTTATGCGTGTGTAAGAGTGGATTTACTGATTCACAGTAGCCAAATAACAACTATGTTGAACAGTACGTGATCAGACGTTTACATACTTGGGGCGGGACCAAATTGGGCGTTTTTTCGGTCGGCACAGCATGGCTtcagctctctgattggctgattgggttggcgtctCAAGAGAGCTACCCCATCCTACCAATCGGAGAGAATCCTGTCTTTTCATGCTGACTAAAAAACGCCTAATGTGGTCTCACCATTAGCGATTTGTCGCCGACACGACACTACAGGACT
The window above is part of the Nilaparvata lugens isolate BPH chromosome 12, ASM1435652v1, whole genome shotgun sequence genome. Proteins encoded here:
- the LOC111053537 gene encoding LIRP; protein product: MLTCRFSLFLLVILLAVMALLDQSEARNDLFRVYEKREERGRYCGRNLVAALQLVCKGVYNTMFNNNKKSVRDESSIEYRDDRENGGDLDYPFESRAKAIAFLPTNYRKRMRRGVYDECCQNSCTVSELAGYCGTSS